DNA sequence from the Prunus dulcis unplaced genomic scaffold, ALMONDv2, whole genome shotgun sequence genome:
atttcattttattaagtACACTCAAATGTAGAGAAAACAACAGCAATAACTAACCGTGCAGCAGCATAGTACAATACTCTGTACTGAAAAACCAATTAAACCCAATTTATGCTGGTCTTTCTTAATCCTTTGTTTGATGGCATGGTCCAGAAATGCCGTAATGGTACTAGGTCTTAGATTTAAATCATTCGAGAGAAAGTCTGGAGTTATCGCCTATTGCATAAAAAAAGGGGGGAGGAGGAACCATAAAATTTTGAGTCAAAGTTTCATGCCAGAGTTCCCTGAAATGGCCCTTCAATTGCAATCACTgccataaaaaatttaatgacCAAAATGCCATATTCCCAACCTTCCCAAACCATTCAAATTCTCCACCAGACAAATCCATAAACCCCTGcctaaaaccctaacccaTATACTTAGATAGTAATTCAAAAGCtcacaaacacacacagaGAAGGAGAATACTTGATAAACCAAaacattataatttatattagtGTGAGAATCATACCGATAACTCTTTCCACGTCTTCTCGGCAGAATCCAGCTTTGTAATCAAATAGGGCTCCTACAATTTCACAAAACAACACAAGAAAGTGAGTCCTACAGCATCTGTTTGTTTCTCGGGAAAACTATTTCCAtcactaaataaatacaattaCAGAAAGGAAGTTAAAAACAgtgaattattttattattattttgtgatGTACGAACCGCCATGCAAATGAGTCTAGGAGCTCTTGGAAGAGGTTTATTAAAGGCCAGGGAACTCCGCGAATGGTCGTGGAAACGGTGTcgtaatggaaatgcaagtaATCGAGCGGGTGTGGTGGAGCTCGTACTCATTGCAGCCATGGAAGTAGGAGGACAGGGAAAAGGCGCGCTCCAGTCGAAGTggtaggaaaagaaaattggtttggttttttcaagttATGGATGGGGTAACCGCGAAGGAACGAACACTTGGTTTTTGGAAAAGATAAAGTTCCCTTTACAAGTCATGTTTGGTTACTGGGATATCCTATCCAAATCGCGGAATAAGGTTGTTATTGGAAGCAACTACAACAAGCTTCTTTGgtggaaacaaaaaagggaTATTCATCGAAATGTCACCTTAACTTATATcttagttttaatttgttacataaaaaaaaaattaagtgaAATGTCACCTGagtttttcaaaatccatgatttgtcacctgactttaacatcatccaattttccaactaTTTTCAagagtattttaaaaatggaaaaattattataaaaattttttgaaaagacccttgaaaattataaaaatgataTATCTTTTCACATTTAACCCCCAGCCATTTTTGCATTtaagctttatttttttaataataatttttttcatttttaaaatatccttgaaaatgaaaagactaaaatacccttaaaagtaaatgaaaaattggaggtgacaaatcatgaattttgaaaattcaggTGACATTtcacttaaatttttttttttttttcaggtgacaaattgaaactaatgTATAAGTTCATGTGACATTTCAACAAATAtcccaacaaaaaattggCAATAGGAGATTGTTGTTAATTTGCTACTTCTGATTAGGGGTGGGCGCGGTCCGGTTCTCACATCAAATCGGAATCGAAACAGGTACTATTTAATTGGTCTGGTTCGATCCAGtttaggcaaaaaaaattcaaaaatcggGCAATTCGGTTATGACCGATTCTGGTTTTGAacaggattttttttaatataaaaatttataataaataacttatttttttggcttaaaaattaacaaataatccaattcatacatttataaattttttgaagttgaacttagaaaaatagtgattataaaatttaaaatatggcattagatttaaaaaaatgtgtaaaaataaaaatatatatatgaccgATCCGGTTCGGTCAGGTCCGGTGCGGTGGGGTGTAAAACCGAAATCATAATCGGTTGGAATCGGTTCGGTCTGATTTCGGTCCGATTTGTTGACGTTTTTGGTCAACCGATTTtttttcaccggttcggttcggtgtTCCGATTTTTCGATcccgatgcccacccctactttTGATCACATGCTAAAATACAATTCTCTCATATAAATTAGAGGCATACGATAAGGTGCTTGTACCTAGTTAAGTTAAGAGCATTTGCATTCTAGTTTGATTCCTCATTCTCCCAATatcatttatatttaaataataataaaactatAGTAAGTAAACAatgtttaataatttattaacttCTCACTCCCAAACCTTAGCCCCCTCCCTCCCCAAAAATCCTTTTAGAGTCGTTTTCACTTTAATGGAGGAGGAAGTCGCTATTCTTCCTCCCctctattctcttctcttcctccatctcttctcccctcattttcagagacaaaagGTTTTCCATGTTTATCTtcgttttgttatgatttttctGCAACCATCATAGGCAGCTGTGTCTCTGCGTCGGATCTctaccaccatcttttttgcagtTTCTTTATGTTCATAATAAGTCACAGAGACTATTTGGGTTCTTTGTGTAGTTTTTACctttccttttgtgagagctttCTACCTCtcttttgtgagagctttttatctctcctttgtgatagttttatttgtattgttatgatttggttttttcaagtttttatttatttattttttaattctgagtttgcaatcttagttgagATGCCTATGTCAGAGTGTATTCGATCATGCGTGATCGTTAGTGTAGGCGAACtaaattgtcttaattttgatgttagaccgctccgttattgtaatgaccttttttgtggctagtttgcaTTGACTATTTGTGACTAATGACTTTTTTTGtcgaattatgaatgcaatcatagaatttctatatataaacaaacaatgTTTCAAAACAATGACTACGTCGTCCATGTCGCtttgttatttcttttttatatacattatttaataatatttatgtagttATGGGTACGTAAGCGTCATAACTACATAGTAGACAATATGCTAACATCCAAACGGTCTTCAACCAACAAGATAAATAAGGTCTATCACTTCTAAAGTAAGAAGAAAGGGTATAAAAGCAAATTGTTGATAAACTGAGGCCTTTACTAAAGAAAAGTACATATCTCGTATTAATGCGCGTCgcacttcttcttcaatgacTCGGCTTGGCTTGATATACGAATCGGTAGCGCATAGCATTATGTAAAGTTGCTTATATACGAGATTTATTTAATTCATTCACCGCCTACCTAAATTGAAGGAGAATATGATTCGTTTGATTAATGCAATGACTTTTCCTTAACTCCCTCTTTGCTTTTTTAACACATGATCATTTTTTCACCATACATGAATTTGACAATGTTGATTCAAAACAATTGATAGACACATAGCAAAGTTATAGTTGCCTATGTAAGCCATGAACAAATGTGCAAGGGTCATAATACATTGTAGCCTTTGATTCTTCATCAATAGAAGAGgaataattcaaatttataatattttttttaacattaagaagaaaaatatcacGGAatgtattatttatttatatcctAACAAATAAGCTCATAAATTTTGGGTGTATAAATTTGGTAAGAACAGttgttgcaacttgcaagaaTATAAGGCAATCAAAGCATTTTATAATTGAATGTGCACCGCCTTGACCAACAAAATAGGAGAACAAATGTGCACCGCAGCCCCCAATAATTTAGATGCGATCGATGCCGATGGAGCGAGCCGTTAATCTTGTCGTACATTCTTAAGCTAGATTTTAGCGccgatttggttttttttgtagagagagagcaaCAACATTCATTAGTTGAGAATCTAAACTTCCGACCACACGCCGTACGGTACAACGCAAAACTCGTATTTTTGTCCGAGACCAGCTGAGTCGGAGTAAAAGTGGCTCCATTCGTGCACGGCTGGCTGAGAGACCAGCCAAAAAACAAGCCAATCAGAAGCCTCTCTCACTCCAATTACCGAAATGACAGTTTCGTCCACCACAACGAAGTCCCAATTTGTCACATCCCACGTCTGCACCACAAGGGCTGCTTCGTAATTAGGCCCAGCGTCGGTTCCAAAACGAAGCTTACTCTTTCCAGGTGTGCTTATTTTGGCCGGTACGGAAACACAGTCCaagtgttaaaaaaaaaaaaaaaaagaaagaaagaaaaaaacccaaaacaaaaagagggaaaaaaagagagagagagagagagagtgtgtttttgtgtgtgacGCCAAAAAGGCCAATACCAGACCGTACGGATACGGTCtctttagagagagagagagagagagagagaagagagaaagcaTTAAGCTCTTCTCCACTACTGTGAAACCGTCTCcgttttctctcctctttggTTTCACACCATCTCCATTCGATCGAGCTCTGTGATCATTCTAGAAGGGTTGTGAAGTTTTGTACAGCCTTCCTTTTTTACCCTTCCCATAGTCCCTACAGTTGCTGCAAGTGTACAGAGACCCCAGACGACACCGTTTTTTGATGGAGTTATACGGTCGAAACCCCGCCAGAAATGGGTCTAACCAAGAGTGGAGTCCGGGGGCCGGCGAGACTGGCCTCGAAGGTATTACTTTACTTGCGCTTCGCCTTTCCAATTTGCGTTCGTTTTGAGTTCGATTTGGGCAATTTGGTACCCTGGGttttctagggttttgtattgttatggtaATGTGGGGGTGTGATTGGGGTTTTGTTGTGATTTTTGATTGAATTGTAGAACAAATGTGGCAATTGGGGCTGACTAGCAGCGAATCGTACCCGGAGCGACCCGGCGTTCCCAACTGTGTCTACTACATGCGGACCGGGTTCTGTGGATACGGTATTCGGTGCCGTTACAACCATCCTCGTGATCGTGCTGCGGTAAATCCTTGTTCATTGTAAATTTGCATTGCTATCAGTTAATGAGCATTTTCGATACTGCTTTAATGTGGGTTTTGAATCTTGATATGTGAATGAGTCTTAAGCTTTCAGTGATAGGTGACTGCATCAGGAAATATAggttgttttgaattttcataagTTTGAGTGTTTTGGCGCTCATAGCTTGTTGTCCCTTTGCCCGAAACTAGATGATTGTTTGTTTGCTGAGAAAGAtggggaaaagaaaatggggACATTTTTGGAATGGCATGTTTATTGGGTTTTATACCCACTTAAGTACAGTCTATAATTGATGAAAATAGTATTTGTGTTTTGGGCTCAGTGGAGTGGGCGATTTTGCTTGAGCGACTAacaataaaaactcattttcttTGCTTGGATTTTACCAATAACTGAATAGTCTTATTGgagaattttgttttcttttatttatgattttggttTGATGCTGCACATAGGTTGTGGCAGCTGTAAGAGCTACAGGGGACTACCCGGAGCGAGTGGGAGAACCTATATGTCAGGTATGCAGTTGTTTTTGTGATCTATTGTAATTTGTAGCATGAAATGCAATGTAGATCTGGAAACTTTGCTGCAATTTTGTTCTgctgtttatttaattatttgagcTTTGAACTTCAGTATGCAATTATGgcatttgtttgtttaatgtGCAGTATTATTTAAAGACTGGGACCTGTAAATTTGGTGCGTCCTGCAAGTTCCACCATCCAAAACATGGAGGTGGATCCCTGAGCCGAGCTCCCCTGAATATTTATGGATTACCATTACGACCGGTTTGAATTTCCTCTCTCTGCCTCTCATCCCCATATGTGTGTGGAATTTTGAGAAACTTGTGGTATAAATTCCTTACAATTTGTGTTACATAACAGGGCGAGAATGAATGCTCCTACTATTTGAAAACGGGGCAATGCAAATTTGGCATAACCTGTAAATTCCATCACCCACAACCTGCTGGAACAACAATACCGGCTTCTGCACCTCAGTTTTATCCATCGGTGCAGTCTCCTTCTGTTCCTATGGCAGAGCAGTTTGGGGGGGCATCCACCGGTTTGAGGGTGCCTAGGCCTCCACTATTACCTGGTTCATATGTGCAAGGGGCTTATGGTCCTGTCTTGATTCCTCCAGGAGTTGTTCCGATTCAGGGTTGGAGTCCTTATTCGGTATGATAAAACATATTTAGGTTTGAAATATGATTCGAATTCATCTCTTTATGTAATTGGTTTACTTGGTGCAGGCACCTCTTAGCCCTGTACTGTCTCCCGGAGCCCAACCCACAATTGGAGCAACTTCTTTATATGGAGTGACACAGTTATCTTCTCCAACACATGGACTTGCAAGACCTTATACCTCCGTACCCTCTGCTGTTGGTCCTTCTAGCAGCAGCCCGAGTGAACAAGTTTTCCCAGAGAGGCCTGGCGAACCTGAATGCCAGTACTATCTGAAAACTGGGGACTGTAAATATGGACCATCTTGTAGGTATCATCATCCTCGGGATAGGGTC
Encoded proteins:
- the LOC117613525 gene encoding zinc finger CCCH domain-containing protein 32-like; protein product: MELYGRNPARNGSNQEWSPGAGETGLEEQMWQLGLTSSESYPERPGVPNCVYYMRTGFCGYGIRCRYNHPRDRAAVVAAVRATGDYPERVGEPICQYYLKTGTCKFGASCKFHHPKHGGGSLSRAPLNIYGLPLRPGENECSYYLKTGQCKFGITCKFHHPQPAGTTIPASAPQFYPSVQSPSVPMAEQFGGASTGLRVPRPPLLPGSYVQGAYGPVLIPPGVVPIQGWSPYSAPLSPVLSPGAQPTIGATSLYGVTQLSSPTHGLARPYTSVPSAVGPSSSSPSEQVFPERPGEPECQYYLKTGDCKYGPSCRYHHPRDRVVPRTNCLLSPIGLPLRPGVQPCTFYLQNGHCKFGSTCKFDHPIGTMRYNPSASSLVDMPVTPYPVGSLLATLAPSSSSTDLRPELISTSKKDTYSTRVPSSGNTSSSSVGLIFSQSGSVSLSDVQHTSQTSVPLSSSRSTRQGGEVRRSS